A portion of the Malania oleifera isolate guangnan ecotype guangnan chromosome 3, ASM2987363v1, whole genome shotgun sequence genome contains these proteins:
- the LOC131152038 gene encoding probable steroid-binding protein 3, with amino-acid sequence MEFTADQLKQYDGSDPSKPIYMAVKERVFDVTNGRSFYGPGGPYVMFAGNNATRALAKMSKNEEDICASLDGLSEKEIGVLNDWEKKFEAKYPVVGRFVS; translated from the coding sequence ATGGAGTTCACGGCCGATCAGCTGAAGCAATACGACGGTTCAGATCCGTCCAAGCCGATATACATGGCGGTTAAGGAGCGCGTCTTTGATGTCACCAACGGCAGGTCCTTCTACGGTCCCGGTGGCCCCTACGTCATGTTCGCCGGCAATAACGCGACTCGAGCTCTAGCCAAGATGTCCAAGAATGAAGAAGACATCTGCGCCTCTCTGGACGGCCTCTCAGAAAAAGAGATTGGCGTGCTCAACGACTGGGAGAAGAAATTCGAAGCTAAGTATCCTGTTGTTGGTCGCTTTGTCTCTTGA